Genomic window (Victivallis lenta):
GGGCGACGGCCTGCAAATCTTCTTTTCGCAGACCATTACCGGCGGCATGTGGAAGGTCGGTATTGCCAAGGATAATGATGGTGAGATCCGCAAATTCTGCTGGATGAAGCCGGGCAAAGGCGATGGCGATGCACTGCTTGAGGAAATTCCGGTCAGCATCATCCGCAATGAAACAGCCAAAGATACGGTTTATGAGATGGAATTCCCGGCGAAACGGCTTGGAATCGTCCGCGGCAAACCGTTCCGTTTTAACTTGCTGGTCAACGACAACGACGGGCGTTGCCGTGTAGGTTATCATTCACTCACGGAGATCCGTGGCGACGGCAGAAATGATATCGGATATCCGGTTATTGTATTTGAAGAGTAAAGTTTCCCGACAAACAATCCCAGAAAGGAGCCTTTTATGAAAACGCGTTTTACCAATTTCAAAAAATCATCTACCGGAAGCCGCAATTCATTCTCGCTTATTGAACTTCTGGTTGTGATCGCGATCATCGCCATCCTCGCGGCGATGCTGCTCCCTGCACTGAATAAAGCACGCGTTTCCGCAAAAACAACGAACTGTGTCGGCAATATGAAGCAGCTTACCCTCGCCGTTGCTATGTATACGAATACTTATAAACGTCTTCCACCTGCAAATTACTCCTCCGGAGTCGACGATCCCCGTGCGTGCCAAAGTGGTATAAATGCCGTCGGCATCGGTCTCCTTGCCAAAACAGGAATGATTCCGGGGAGCGATCCGAATAAATATATTCAACTTAACGCAGATGGGGAAAAT
Coding sequences:
- a CDS encoding DUF1559 domain-containing protein → MKTRFTNFKKSSTGSRNSFSLIELLVVIAIIAILAAMLLPALNKARVSAKTTNCVGNMKQLTLAVAMYTNTYKRLPPANYSSGVDDPRACQSGINAVGIGLLAKTGMIPGSDPNKYIQLNADGENRPAVFKCPFTDKMGAGAGFVNFADYIYGRDESANAGGGGYLKGFGKSFTQVPGTRVIMWCYCADHYLRQDKVPPAYWTHSGASSVFGRLDGSAQTLKYTYAKSVRGTVGAANHEAFLNSL